The genomic DNA CACGCCCTGGGAGGTGTTGAGACCCACGACCGTCGCTCCGGCAATGCGAAGGACGGGCTCGACATCCTCGCTGATGAAGCGGCGATAGTTCGCGAGCATTGCGGCGGGGTTTCCGAGCCCCAGCGGTGCCTTCCACCAGGCCACGTCATGATTGCCGGGAACGACGATGACCTCACTGTAACGCTTCGCCTGTTGGATGAAAACTCGCGCGCGCTGAAATTCCCCGGAACGTGAACGCTGCGAGAGGTCCCCGGAGATCGCGACGACATCGTAGTGACGATCGGCGATGATGGCTTCGATTGCTTCGTACTGCTCGGGAACGGCAGGATGACCGAAGTGAAGATCGGAACAATGAAAGAGGGTCGTCGTTAGGCCCTCTCGCGTTCGCTCGTCGGATCCTTGCCCAGCAGTCATCTCGTCGTGTCGCGCCATCAGAGCCTGGCGATGATCGCGTCCGTGAACTGGTCGGTCGTGGCGCTTCCACCGAGGTCGCGGGTTACCGTCTTCCCTTCTCGCACCGTCTGCTCGAGGGCGTGCCGGATGCGCCGCCCCCGATCGATGTCGCCGAGGTGCTCGAGCATCATACAGGCCGCAAGCATCAGCGCGCCTGGATTGGCGATGTTCTTCCCGGCGATGTCGGGAGCCGTTCCATGCACTGCCTCGAAGATCGCGCCGTGCTGTCCGATATTGGCGCCCGGGGCCAGTCCGAGTCCGCCGACGAGGCCCGAGATCTGATCGGAGAGAATATCGCCAAAGAGGTTCGTCGTCACGATGACGTCGAAGCGCTCGGGGTGTAGCACGAGGTTCATCGCCATGGCGTCGACGATGCGCTCCTCGAACTCGATGCGACCCGCGTAATCGCGCGCGACCATACGGCCGACGTCGAGGAACAACCCCTGCGCGAACTTGAGAATGTTCGCCTTGTGCACCAGTGTAACCTTGCGACGCCCGTGCTTCACGGCGTACTCGA from Gemmatimonadaceae bacterium includes the following:
- a CDS encoding isocitrate/isopropylmalate family dehydrogenase — protein: MSTRVTLIPGDGIGPSISRATVRLIDAAGAAISWEEHVAGMSAVAKYGDPIPDETLDSIKRTRVALKGPLETPVGEGYRSINVALRKSFDLYANVRPAYSILPNGRYQNLDLVLVRENTEGLYVGIEHYIKIGDDPRAAAEAIAIITREGSERIVRYAFEYAVKHGRRKVTLVHKANILKFAQGLFLDVGRMVARDYAGRIEFEERIVDAMAMNLVLHPERFDVIVTTNLFGDILSDQISGLVGGLGLAPGANIGQHGAIFEAVHGTAPDIAGKNIANPGALMLAACMMLEHLGDIDRGRRIRHALEQTVREGKTVTRDLGGSATTDQFTDAIIARL